actaatttaaaatttaaagcatACAAAATTAGATGGGGTATAGTAATTAAAGACTACTAAAAATACCGTCAAAATCGTGAAGGGATATTCGTCGGTTCCGTAAACCACATCAAACGCATGCTTTATCAACAAAACCACCGATAGCtgcaaaaagaagaaatataaaaaaataattccaATAGAATAAACAGGACGGATCTAGGTAGCATAAGAATGAAGATATGTTATGAATCTTATGATACAATATTTAGTCGAAATAAAATTGGCCAGGTTCAATTTGGGCATAGCTTTAACAAATATGGGTTAAAGGCTTAAAGCTATAAAACGACACGACACATGGGCAACGTGATCCACTAACAACATTGAACCATAGCAGATTCTTTGGGTTCTAAAGAAAAAACCATTTTTGTTGGTAGGTAAGACCAAAGGGTTCTCTTGTTGAAGGCTTAGGCTCTTGGTCGACCAAAcaaactaacccaaaaaaaacaaactaaccAAAAATAAGTGCCTGTTTTTTTAGGATCCTAACAATCTCTCTAATCTGATTTTCCTGAAGTCGTTCAAAAGATAGCATGCAGTGTGTTACAATCTTATTAGGTTGTTTGTTTGAAAGATATCGTGCATATGGAGAAGGAGAACATTTTTAAGCCCGGTTGGATAGTGGATACAATTGGTGGAGGGTAACAAACGGTACTAAAAGGATAATAaacgatttttttaattaaaaatcagtGATATGTGTTGTTATCAATATCATTTATCAAACAGTTGTTTACAATTATGTGTAGAAAAATGATAAACCAAGTGGGATGTCTTTTCTCGTTTGCGGTTATTAATCATGCTAACCTTAAATGTTATGTTTAGTCAATAGTAGTGGTTCCCATCTCTGATTTGGACCTCACTAaaccaaattattttcttatccTCGCATCATTCAGTTTAACGAACTTTTTAATGTCTATATCATCTAATAATCTAATCATTCCTAAACTCAAAACGAAAATTATAACCATATTacgagagtatatatatatatagaaacaaatgaaaaggTACTTACAATAAGAGCCAAGTATCTACAACAAGAAGCGCCTCTGTCAACTTCAGAGTTGCATTCTGGAAATTCTGATTCAGTTCTATTCACTAATCTTCtatttcttcttcctccatatTGTCTCCTCGTCCTACGATCATTGttgttaattatttaaatcCGAAACAATAAAAGATTAATACATCTTGCTGCTTGtgaagaaatatttatatatagtatgaACAATTTAAATTCTCAATCTGTAATGTACTTACAATCTTCGAAGCTTAATGaatctaacttttttttctttaaaagggAATTAAATACCTGATTGTGACTGCTGCTTCAACTAAACGAGATGGTTTTGAAGTTGTGGTGTATCCAGGTTTATAATCCTGCAATGCAAGCAAGATTATAAACTTCTTTCACAAACAAGAGACTAAGCCAAAATTTAAGTAAACCGAAAACATTGAGgactaacaaaataaaatcaaaaccgTTGGATGAATTTTCTCATAATAAATAGTATCAAACTCACTTTGTAAAACAAATATTCGTAATTATCCAGCCATAATTAGAAAATACGTGCACCTTAAAGGGGTCCATAAAACGATGGATCATCCCATTACCATTTGTTTATTCTGAATGTATTAATCCAttgaaattaaacaaataaCATTATTTACAAAAATCGAATATGATATATCATTAACAGGATGGCATTGGCTCATTGGTTACATTTTTTACGCTAATcgaatattttatttccttctaATAATGGAAAAAGATTACGGGACCCAAAGGATAATACGTCTTTGAAACACGTATTATTATCGTTTTGATTATTGAAGAAAACATGTAATAACAAAACTTAGAAGAAACAAAAACCTGGAGACATATTTCACAAATCGTGTTTCCTTTCTCATCGCACCATCGTTGTATGCAATCTCTGTGAGCAAACTGATCAGACGAAGCAAATCATATGTATTCAGAATCCAAATTCAGATAGAAAGAAGCTGGTTTTCAAGATTGAGATGTTGATTTCGATACCTTGACGGTGCCTGAGCAAGAACAAGGAGCTTCAAAGTAgctctctgcttcttcttcttcttcgtgaCAAATCCTGCAGCGTGAGAAACTCGAATTCATATCTGTATCTTCTATGAATATTATCACGTCTCCCATCTCTCCGATCGTTCGTCTCTTCGTTTGAACTTAGCGGACAAAAAAGGCGCTCTTCGTTTCAAAAGctttcctctgtttttcttttttttttctggaagaAGCATATGGTAGGAGAGAGGAAGAGTCCAACTTAAAAAGGTGTTcgttattaataaattacaaatttaCCCTTTGaaaatactctgtttttttgCATAAAATGGTGAAATAGAATGGCGTAGAATAATAATGCCATTTATTTCTTCGTTAAAAAAGTTGACCTTTTAAATTGAATAGAATTATGAAATAGTTATACTACTAGTTCCATTAGAATTCAAACTAAATAGAAAGCAAAATGGTAATAATTCCATTGTTCTAATACATTTTGATTATCTTATTTCATTCCTCGCTTTTCTGTTTATTCATTTCATTCCTCTTATCCATTTACTCCCAGTGTATTCTTTCTCAATTGAATGTAATGATCATTTTAGGAATAGTATTAGTCAGTTGTAATATCAATTTTCAATTGCCTAAGCTTTGACCTTGGGGATTTTGTTTTGCCTGTTCAGATAGATTCTATAGTTGTAACATTGTGTTTTGACCagtatattaattaaaaatacttgTCTAAGCTAGTGTTTTACCCCTAAAATATCATAGTTGAACAACtattatatcatttaatatgtaattttaaCACTCCTATATGAGAATTTATAGCATACAAGTATATagcatatatatgtttttttttgaaaatatggtaGATGAACCATTTTGAAAATTCATGTCTTATGTAGTTGTGTAACACATTCATTTCTGGcttgaaattttatatagtttttaaacatatatttctGTCATGAACCAAATTAATTAAGTAGTTATCTTTGACTCAGATTTAAGAATTAATGAGTTGGGTCTCAAAAGATCTTAGTAAATGGAACGtgtttttaaggaaaaaaactTAAGTGTTTTGTCAAAGAAAACCACAATGTGcttttaccaaaagaaaagtgAAAAATACCACAATGTGCTTTTGCCAAAAGCTGGAACAATGGATATACAAAAAGATTAGTTCCGAGATCACACATGTCAAAGAGCATACGCTGTGTCTTTTGTCATCTACCATTTGTTAATATACATTGGAAAGCACATTTTAATTAGATGTGTTATGTATTTAAGACAATTTACTATATTCCGAGATCAGACAGGTCAAAGCATACGCTGTATCCTCCGTCATCTAATCTTTTGTTTAATATTGTATTGGAGAGCACATTTTAACTAGAGAAAATTACACTGAGGGTTACTTTTTAAGATGCCAAAGTCTATAGTCGTCATTAGTCACAATGTTCACATAAGGACGACAGCGACAAGCCCAGATGGATATTAGATGTATAGTATAACCGATTATCGACAACTAATTAACAATATGATAAATAACTCATATAGATAGctacaaaatattgttatatcATAAACGTTTTCTTATTTCTTTCGTATTCTtttctttaacatttttcaaattttgtgatttttcttgttaaactttttaatattttatataacagATTTTGGAATCAGAAGACTGTGACAACGTACTGGtctttattaaaaagttatttatttagtaagtATTAAACAACTTCCGCTCCACTTGCTAAGCAAATATCTCCTCTCCATGAGTTCTACCAAAAACTTCAAACAACTTTATCTAAATGCGTAGACTCCAACTATTAGTTTAGCGTATTATCAAGGCTTCGAGTTACAGTGTCTATTGTTTTATCTGTTTGCCCATTTGgacattttaaaaaacttttcaGTGGCCCATTTGGATGTTATTGCTTTTAACTAGATTTACTCGGTCCAACCAAAAAAGAAGATGGAATTGAATTACTGTCTTACTATAACAGTGAATAATATCTATTGATATGACGGCGATGATGGTTATTGAAAATGTTTAGTACTTGCTAATTGCATAAGACCATATATGTTATAGTGGTTAGTAAATAAGAGTAGCTAAAATATGTAATACATATCAGAAACTTTTAGCTTTTCTCCACTTTTTGAGTACACTTGGATGCAGACAGTAGGCTTATCCTAACGAGTACATTGATCTTATCTACGTTTCGTCCTTCCACGTAACGGCCCCGTGCGAGATTACGCATTTAGATAAAGCTGTTATAAGCTTCTAGAGGGCCCAATCCCCTGGAGAGAGGAGGAGATATTTGCTTAGCAAGTGGAATGGTCCCTTTCAAATACTCTCTATcgttttacttttttcttttagataaCTAGATTCTAAATTCAAATGCTAGAATTTTAGAATTAATCAATACATCAAACTGAAAATTTCAGATTCTGTTTCCAAAAAAGAACTTTTAGTGTCTGAAGGGTATTTATGTTAGGAATCTCTACGCACTTCTCGCCGTTTGAGAAAAATCCCCtggtctatatttgagaagtgatttgccacatgtcttctctataattgttttcacaaaaaaaattgtgacgtggctattaagattgatgacatgtcatatggttaaatatgacatggacaattacatttaatgctgatatatatttttggaaatctttttagaatatggcaataactcatatattacatttaatattgatttatatttttggtaaactttgtagaatatgttaataacttataaatcatcactaaaaataaatatatttaaatatgacattttgaatttcgaaatattatataattttacttttatatttataaaatttatattatctaaaattttctaaattttctgaattagaaaaaacaatttaaatcgtaatatcattagtttcttttagatatctacaaattatataaatattatttagttttaacttttgataactatacagttttatatgatttttagtaattttgtacaagttgatttaatacatttaaccaaatgaaataaataatttttttaatctaagattttaactttatatatatcatatatattattaaatataatttaaaataaaaaaatattttctcttaatttatgcttaattaatgatatttatattaattattgatcaaaaataaaatatataatattaataaattacaattttaaatataaaatttaagttttaaaaaattcatcactatacatggtgcaggaaaacacctagattaataattgtgacatgactactaaaattgttAGCATGTCTTATAGAATAATATGACATGgtcaattatatttaatgttaaattatatttttggtaaacgttttaaaatatggtaataactcatatattatatttattgtcgatttatattttggactttttaaaatgtggtaataactcataaatcatcattaaaataaatatatt
The Raphanus sativus cultivar WK10039 chromosome 1, ASM80110v3, whole genome shotgun sequence DNA segment above includes these coding regions:
- the LOC108862079 gene encoding uncharacterized protein LOC108862079, with amino-acid sequence MGDVIIFIEDTDMNSSFSRCRICHEEEEEAESYFEAPCSCSGTVKFAHRDCIQRWCDEKGNTICEICLQDYKPGYTTTSKPSRLVEAAVTIRTRRQYGGRRNRRLVNRTESEFPECNSEVDRGASCCRYLALILSVVLLIKHAFDVVYGTDEYPFTILTVLTLKTIGILLPMLVIIRTIAAVQSSLRRQFIESEEDRLSSEEEDDDLEEEEQQQHLA